A genomic region of Zalophus californianus isolate mZalCal1 chromosome 1, mZalCal1.pri.v2, whole genome shotgun sequence contains the following coding sequences:
- the DHX30 gene encoding ATP-dependent RNA helicase DHX30 isoform X1 → MFSLDSFRKDRAQHRQRQCKLPPPRLPPMCVNPAPGGTISRASRDLLKEFPQPKNLLNSVIGRALGISHAKDKLVYVHTNGPKKKKVTLHIKWPKSVEVEGYGSKKIDAERQAAAAACQLFKGWGLLGPRNELFDAAKYRVLADRFGSPADSWWRPEPTMPPTSWRQLNPESIRPGGPGGLSRSLGREEEEDEEEELEEGTIDVTDFLSMTQQDSHTPLRDSRGGSFEMTDDDSAIRALTQFPLPKNLLAKVIQIATSSSTAKNLMQFHTVGTKTKLSTLTLLWPCPMTFVAKGRRKAEAENKAAALACKKLKSLGLVDRNNEPLTHAMYNLASLRELGETQRRPCTIQVPEPILRKIETFLNHYPVDSSWISPELRLQSEDILPLGKDSGPLSDPITGKPYVPLSEAEEVRLSQNLLELWRRRGPVWQEAPQLPVDPHRDTILNAIEQHPVVVISGDTGCGKTTRIPQLLLERYVTEGRGARCNVIITQPRRISAVSVAQRVSHELGPSLRRNVGFQVRLESKPPARGGALLFCTVGILLRKLQSNPSLEGVSHVIVDEVHERDVNTDFLLILLKGLQRLNPALRLVLMSATGDNERFSRYFGGCPVIKVPGFMYPVKEHYLEDILAKLGKHQYPHRHRHHESEDECALDLDLVTDLVLHIDARGEPGGILCFLPGWQEIKGVQQRLQEALGMHESKYLILPVHSNIPMMDQKAIFQQPPVGVRKIVLATNIAETSITVNDIVHVVDSGLHKEERYDLKTKVSCLETVWVSRANVIQRRGRAGRCQSGFAYHLFPRSRLEKMVPFQVPEILRTPLENLVLQAKIHMPEKTAVEFLSKAVDSPNIKAVDEAVILLQEIGVLDQREYLTTLGQRLAHISTDPRLAKAIVLAAIFRCLHPLLVVVSCLTRDPFSSSLQNRAEVDKVRPGPSPALCPESRRRHRSPCGPPAPSQVKALLSHDSGSDHLAFVRAVAGWEEVLRWQDRSSRENYLEENLLYAPSLRFIHGLIKQFSENIYEAFLVGKPSDCTLASAQCNEYSEEEELVKGVLMAGLYPNLIQVRQGKVTRQGKFKPNSVTYRTKSGNILLHKSTINREATRLRSRWLTYFMAVKSNGSVFVRDSSQVHPLAVLLLTDGDVHIRDDGRRATISLSDSDLLRLEGDSRTVRLLRELRRALGRMVERSLRSELAALPPGVQQEHGQLLALLAELLRGPCGSFDVRKTADD, encoded by the exons ATGTTCAGCCTGGACTCATTcagaaaag atCGGGCCCAGCACAGGCAGCGTCAGTGCAAACTTCCCCCACCCCGCCTTCCACCCATGTGTGTCAACCCTGCCCCTGGAGGGACCATCTCTCGAG cTTCTAGGGACCTATTAAAAGAGTTCCCACAGCCCAAAAACCTTCTCAACAGTGTAATTGGAAGAGCCCTCGGCATCTCACATGCAAAAGACAAGCTGGTCTACGTGCACACGAATGGACCgaagaaaaag aaAGTCACCCTCCACATAAAGTGGCCCAAGAGCGTGGAGGTCGAAGGCTATGGCAGCAAGAAGATCGACGCCGAGCGGCAGGCGGCAGCGGCGGCCTGCCAGCTCTTCAAG GGCTGGGGCCTGCTGGGTCCCCGAAATGAGCTGTTTGATGCAGCCAAATACCGCGTGCTAGCTGATCGCTTTGGCTCTCCGGCTGACAGCTGGTGGCGCCCAGAACCCACCATGCCACCTACTTCTTGGCGGCAGCTGAACCCTGAGAGCATCCGGCCAGGGGGACCTGGGGGCCTGTCCCGCTCCTTGGGccgggaggaagaggaggatgaggaagaagagCTGGAAGAGGGGACCATTGATGTCACCGACTTCCTGTCCATGACCCAGCAGGACTCCCACACCCCACTCAGGGACTCGAG GGGGGGTTCCTTTGAAATGACAGATGACGACAGTGCTATCAGGGCCCTGACCCAGTTTCCGCTTCCCAAGAACCTTCTGGCCAAAGTGATTCAGATAGCAACGTCGTCCTCCACAGCTAAG AACCTCATGCAGTTCCATACTGTGGGCACCAAGACCAAGCTGTCCACCCTCACTCTGCTCTGGCCCTGTCCCATGACCTTTGTCGCCAAAGGGCGCCGCAAAGCAGAGGCTGAGAATAAGGCGGCAGCCCTGGCCTGCAAGAAACTGAAG AGCCTGGGCCTGGTGGATCGCAACAACGAGCCGCTTACCCACGCCATGTATAACCTGGCCTCCTTGCGTGAGCTGGGCGAGACGCAGCGCCGGCCGTGCACCATTCAGGTGCCTGAGCCCATCCTCCGAAAGATAGAGACCTTCCTGAACCAT TACCCTGTGGACAGTTCCTGGATCTCCCCGGAGCTCCGGCTGCAGAGTGAGGACATCTTGCCCTTGGGCAAGGACTCAGGGCCCCTGAGTGACCCTATCACAGGCAAGCCCTACGTGCCCCTGTCAGAAGCAGAGGAGGTACGTCTGAGCCAGAACTTGCTGGAGCTGTGGCGGCGGCGAGGGCCAGTCTGGCAGGAGGCCCCCCAGCTCCCCGTGGACCCGCATCGGGACACCATCCTCAATGCCATCGAGCAGCACCCAGTGGTGGTCATCTCTGGGGACACAGGCTGTGGCAAGACCACACGCATCCCCCAGCTGCTGCTGGAGCGCTATGTGACCGAGGGCCGTGGCGCCCGCTGCAACGTGATCATCACCCAGCCGCGGCGCATCTCTGCTGTGTCCGTGGCACAGCGGGTCAGCCACGAACTGGGCCCCTCTCTGCGCCGGAACGTGGGTTTCCAGGTGCGGTTGGAAAGCAAGCCCCCGGCCCGCGGCGGGGCCCTGCTCTTCTGCACCGTGGGCATCCTGCTGCGGAAGCTGCAGAGCAACCCCAGCCTGGAGGGCGTGAGCCACGTCATTGTGGACGAGGTCCACGAGCGGGACGTGAATACAGACTTCCTGCTGATTCTGCTCAAGGGCCTGCAGCGGCTCAACCCGGCCCTGCGGCTAGTGCTGATGAGCGCCACAGGTGATAATGAGCGCTTCTCCCGCTACTTTGGTGGCTGCCCTGTCATCAAGGTGCCGGGCTTCATGTACCCGGTCAAGGAGCACTACCTGGAGGACATCCTGGCCAAGCTGGGCAAGCACCAGTACCCGCACCGGCACCGGCACCACGAG tctgagGATGAGTGTGCACTCGATTTGGACCTTGTGACGGATCTGGTTCTGCACATCGATGCCCGAGGGGAGCCAG GTGGGATCCTCTGCTTCCTGCCTGGTTGGCAGGAGATCAAAGGAGTGCAGCAACGCCTCCAGGAGGCCCTGGGCATGCACGAGAGCAAGTACCTCATCCTGCCAG TGCACTCCAACATCCCCATGATGGACCAGAAGGCCATATTCCAGCAGCCGCCAGTTGGGGTGCGCAAGATTGTTTTGGCCACCAATATCGCGGAGACGTCGATCACAGTCAATGACATCGTGCATGTGGTGGACAGCGGTCTGCACAAGGAGGAACGCTATGACCTGAAGACCAAG gtgtcGTGCCTGGAGACTGTGTGGGTGTCACGAGCCAATGTGATCCAGCGCCGGGGCCGGGCGGGCCGCTGCCAGTCAGGCTTTGCCTACCACCTGTTCCCGCGGAGCCGGCTGGAGAAAATGGTCCCTTTCCAAGTGCCGGAGATTCTGCGCACGCCCCTCGAGAACCTGGTGCTACAAGCCAAAATCCACATGCCTGAGAAGACG GCGGTGGAGTTCCTTTCCAAGGCTGTGGACAGTCCAAACATTAAGGCGGTGGACGAGGCTGTGATCTTGCTCCAGGAGATCG GAGTGCTGGACCAGCGGGAGTACCTGACCACCCTGGGGCAGCGCCTGGCCCACATCTCCACCGACCCCCGGCTGGCCAAGGCCATAGTGCTGGCCGCCATCTTCCGTTGCCTGCACCCGCTGCTGGTGGTCGTCTCCTGTCTCACCCGGGACCCCTTCAGCAGTAGCCTGCAGAACCGGGCGGAGGTGGACAAGGTCAGacccggcccctcccccgccctctgtCCGGAaagccgccgccgccaccgctcACCCTGTGGCCCTCCCGCTCCCTCCCAGGTGAAGGCGCTGTTGAGCCATGACAGCGGCAGTGACCACCTGGCCTTCGTGCGGGCCGTGGCGGGCTGGGAGGAGGTGCTGCGCTGGCAGGACCGCAGCTCCCGTGAGAACTATCTGGAGGAAAACCTGCTCTACGCCCCCAGCCTGCGCTTCATCCACG gactcATCAAGCAGTTCTCAGAGAACATTTACGAGGCTTTCCTGGTGGGAAAGCCCTCCGACTGcaccctggcctctgcccagtgCAACGAGTACAGCGAGGAGGAGGAGCTGGTGAAGGGCGTGCTCATGGCCGGCCTCTACCCCAACCTCATCCAG GTGAGGCAGGGCAAGGTGACCCGGCAGGGCAAGTTCAAGCCCAACAGCGTCACTTACAGGACCAAATCAGGCAACATCTTGCTGCACAAGTCGACCATTAacag GGAGGCCACGCGGCTGCGGAGCCGATGGCTGACGTATTTCATGGCTGTCAAGTCCAACGGCAGTGTCTTCGTGCGGGACTCCTCGCAGGTGCACCCGCTAGCTGTGCTGCTGCTGACCGACGGGGACGTCCACATCCGTG ATGATGGGCGCCGGGCCACCATCTCCCTGAGTGACAGTGACCTGCTGCGGCTGGAGGGGGACTCGCGCACTGTGCGGCTGCTGCGGGAGCTGCGCCGGGCGCTGGGCCGCATGGTGGAGCGGAGCCTGCGCAGTGAGCTGGCCGCGCTGCCGCCGGGCGTGCAGCAGGAGCACGGGCAGCTGCTGGCGCTGCTGGCGGAGCTGCTGCGGGGGCCCTGTGGCAGCTTTGACGTGCGCAAGACGGCAgacgactga
- the DHX30 gene encoding ATP-dependent RNA helicase DHX30 isoform X5, producing the protein MAASRDLLKEFPQPKNLLNSVIGRALGISHAKDKLVYVHTNGPKKKKVTLHIKWPKSVEVEGYGSKKIDAERQAAAAACQLFKGWGLLGPRNELFDAAKYRVLADRFGSPADSWWRPEPTMPPTSWRQLNPESIRPGGPGGLSRSLGREEEEDEEEELEEGTIDVTDFLSMTQQDSHTPLRDSRGGSFEMTDDDSAIRALTQFPLPKNLLAKVIQIATSSSTAKNLMQFHTVGTKTKLSTLTLLWPCPMTFVAKGRRKAEAENKAAALACKKLKSLGLVDRNNEPLTHAMYNLASLRELGETQRRPCTIQVPEPILRKIETFLNHYPVDSSWISPELRLQSEDILPLGKDSGPLSDPITGKPYVPLSEAEEVRLSQNLLELWRRRGPVWQEAPQLPVDPHRDTILNAIEQHPVVVISGDTGCGKTTRIPQLLLERYVTEGRGARCNVIITQPRRISAVSVAQRVSHELGPSLRRNVGFQVRLESKPPARGGALLFCTVGILLRKLQSNPSLEGVSHVIVDEVHERDVNTDFLLILLKGLQRLNPALRLVLMSATGDNERFSRYFGGCPVIKVPGFMYPVKEHYLEDILAKLGKHQYPHRHRHHESEDECALDLDLVTDLVLHIDARGEPGGILCFLPGWQEIKGVQQRLQEALGMHESKYLILPVHSNIPMMDQKAIFQQPPVGVRKIVLATNIAETSITVNDIVHVVDSGLHKEERYDLKTKVSCLETVWVSRANVIQRRGRAGRCQSGFAYHLFPRSRLEKMVPFQVPEILRTPLENLVLQAKIHMPEKTAVEFLSKAVDSPNIKAVDEAVILLQEIGVLDQREYLTTLGQRLAHISTDPRLAKAIVLAAIFRCLHPLLVVVSCLTRDPFSSSLQNRAEVDKVRPGPSPALCPESRRRHRSPCGPPAPSQVKALLSHDSGSDHLAFVRAVAGWEEVLRWQDRSSRENYLEENLLYAPSLRFIHGLIKQFSENIYEAFLVGKPSDCTLASAQCNEYSEEEELVKGVLMAGLYPNLIQVRQGKVTRQGKFKPNSVTYRTKSGNILLHKSTINREATRLRSRWLTYFMAVKSNGSVFVRDSSQVHPLAVLLLTDGDVHIRDDGRRATISLSDSDLLRLEGDSRTVRLLRELRRALGRMVERSLRSELAALPPGVQQEHGQLLALLAELLRGPCGSFDVRKTADD; encoded by the exons ATGGCAG cTTCTAGGGACCTATTAAAAGAGTTCCCACAGCCCAAAAACCTTCTCAACAGTGTAATTGGAAGAGCCCTCGGCATCTCACATGCAAAAGACAAGCTGGTCTACGTGCACACGAATGGACCgaagaaaaag aaAGTCACCCTCCACATAAAGTGGCCCAAGAGCGTGGAGGTCGAAGGCTATGGCAGCAAGAAGATCGACGCCGAGCGGCAGGCGGCAGCGGCGGCCTGCCAGCTCTTCAAG GGCTGGGGCCTGCTGGGTCCCCGAAATGAGCTGTTTGATGCAGCCAAATACCGCGTGCTAGCTGATCGCTTTGGCTCTCCGGCTGACAGCTGGTGGCGCCCAGAACCCACCATGCCACCTACTTCTTGGCGGCAGCTGAACCCTGAGAGCATCCGGCCAGGGGGACCTGGGGGCCTGTCCCGCTCCTTGGGccgggaggaagaggaggatgaggaagaagagCTGGAAGAGGGGACCATTGATGTCACCGACTTCCTGTCCATGACCCAGCAGGACTCCCACACCCCACTCAGGGACTCGAG GGGGGGTTCCTTTGAAATGACAGATGACGACAGTGCTATCAGGGCCCTGACCCAGTTTCCGCTTCCCAAGAACCTTCTGGCCAAAGTGATTCAGATAGCAACGTCGTCCTCCACAGCTAAG AACCTCATGCAGTTCCATACTGTGGGCACCAAGACCAAGCTGTCCACCCTCACTCTGCTCTGGCCCTGTCCCATGACCTTTGTCGCCAAAGGGCGCCGCAAAGCAGAGGCTGAGAATAAGGCGGCAGCCCTGGCCTGCAAGAAACTGAAG AGCCTGGGCCTGGTGGATCGCAACAACGAGCCGCTTACCCACGCCATGTATAACCTGGCCTCCTTGCGTGAGCTGGGCGAGACGCAGCGCCGGCCGTGCACCATTCAGGTGCCTGAGCCCATCCTCCGAAAGATAGAGACCTTCCTGAACCAT TACCCTGTGGACAGTTCCTGGATCTCCCCGGAGCTCCGGCTGCAGAGTGAGGACATCTTGCCCTTGGGCAAGGACTCAGGGCCCCTGAGTGACCCTATCACAGGCAAGCCCTACGTGCCCCTGTCAGAAGCAGAGGAGGTACGTCTGAGCCAGAACTTGCTGGAGCTGTGGCGGCGGCGAGGGCCAGTCTGGCAGGAGGCCCCCCAGCTCCCCGTGGACCCGCATCGGGACACCATCCTCAATGCCATCGAGCAGCACCCAGTGGTGGTCATCTCTGGGGACACAGGCTGTGGCAAGACCACACGCATCCCCCAGCTGCTGCTGGAGCGCTATGTGACCGAGGGCCGTGGCGCCCGCTGCAACGTGATCATCACCCAGCCGCGGCGCATCTCTGCTGTGTCCGTGGCACAGCGGGTCAGCCACGAACTGGGCCCCTCTCTGCGCCGGAACGTGGGTTTCCAGGTGCGGTTGGAAAGCAAGCCCCCGGCCCGCGGCGGGGCCCTGCTCTTCTGCACCGTGGGCATCCTGCTGCGGAAGCTGCAGAGCAACCCCAGCCTGGAGGGCGTGAGCCACGTCATTGTGGACGAGGTCCACGAGCGGGACGTGAATACAGACTTCCTGCTGATTCTGCTCAAGGGCCTGCAGCGGCTCAACCCGGCCCTGCGGCTAGTGCTGATGAGCGCCACAGGTGATAATGAGCGCTTCTCCCGCTACTTTGGTGGCTGCCCTGTCATCAAGGTGCCGGGCTTCATGTACCCGGTCAAGGAGCACTACCTGGAGGACATCCTGGCCAAGCTGGGCAAGCACCAGTACCCGCACCGGCACCGGCACCACGAG tctgagGATGAGTGTGCACTCGATTTGGACCTTGTGACGGATCTGGTTCTGCACATCGATGCCCGAGGGGAGCCAG GTGGGATCCTCTGCTTCCTGCCTGGTTGGCAGGAGATCAAAGGAGTGCAGCAACGCCTCCAGGAGGCCCTGGGCATGCACGAGAGCAAGTACCTCATCCTGCCAG TGCACTCCAACATCCCCATGATGGACCAGAAGGCCATATTCCAGCAGCCGCCAGTTGGGGTGCGCAAGATTGTTTTGGCCACCAATATCGCGGAGACGTCGATCACAGTCAATGACATCGTGCATGTGGTGGACAGCGGTCTGCACAAGGAGGAACGCTATGACCTGAAGACCAAG gtgtcGTGCCTGGAGACTGTGTGGGTGTCACGAGCCAATGTGATCCAGCGCCGGGGCCGGGCGGGCCGCTGCCAGTCAGGCTTTGCCTACCACCTGTTCCCGCGGAGCCGGCTGGAGAAAATGGTCCCTTTCCAAGTGCCGGAGATTCTGCGCACGCCCCTCGAGAACCTGGTGCTACAAGCCAAAATCCACATGCCTGAGAAGACG GCGGTGGAGTTCCTTTCCAAGGCTGTGGACAGTCCAAACATTAAGGCGGTGGACGAGGCTGTGATCTTGCTCCAGGAGATCG GAGTGCTGGACCAGCGGGAGTACCTGACCACCCTGGGGCAGCGCCTGGCCCACATCTCCACCGACCCCCGGCTGGCCAAGGCCATAGTGCTGGCCGCCATCTTCCGTTGCCTGCACCCGCTGCTGGTGGTCGTCTCCTGTCTCACCCGGGACCCCTTCAGCAGTAGCCTGCAGAACCGGGCGGAGGTGGACAAGGTCAGacccggcccctcccccgccctctgtCCGGAaagccgccgccgccaccgctcACCCTGTGGCCCTCCCGCTCCCTCCCAGGTGAAGGCGCTGTTGAGCCATGACAGCGGCAGTGACCACCTGGCCTTCGTGCGGGCCGTGGCGGGCTGGGAGGAGGTGCTGCGCTGGCAGGACCGCAGCTCCCGTGAGAACTATCTGGAGGAAAACCTGCTCTACGCCCCCAGCCTGCGCTTCATCCACG gactcATCAAGCAGTTCTCAGAGAACATTTACGAGGCTTTCCTGGTGGGAAAGCCCTCCGACTGcaccctggcctctgcccagtgCAACGAGTACAGCGAGGAGGAGGAGCTGGTGAAGGGCGTGCTCATGGCCGGCCTCTACCCCAACCTCATCCAG GTGAGGCAGGGCAAGGTGACCCGGCAGGGCAAGTTCAAGCCCAACAGCGTCACTTACAGGACCAAATCAGGCAACATCTTGCTGCACAAGTCGACCATTAacag GGAGGCCACGCGGCTGCGGAGCCGATGGCTGACGTATTTCATGGCTGTCAAGTCCAACGGCAGTGTCTTCGTGCGGGACTCCTCGCAGGTGCACCCGCTAGCTGTGCTGCTGCTGACCGACGGGGACGTCCACATCCGTG ATGATGGGCGCCGGGCCACCATCTCCCTGAGTGACAGTGACCTGCTGCGGCTGGAGGGGGACTCGCGCACTGTGCGGCTGCTGCGGGAGCTGCGCCGGGCGCTGGGCCGCATGGTGGAGCGGAGCCTGCGCAGTGAGCTGGCCGCGCTGCCGCCGGGCGTGCAGCAGGAGCACGGGCAGCTGCTGGCGCTGCTGGCGGAGCTGCTGCGGGGGCCCTGTGGCAGCTTTGACGTGCGCAAGACGGCAgacgactga
- the DHX30 gene encoding ATP-dependent RNA helicase DHX30 isoform X6, with protein sequence MAAARRLMALAAGVSPRLRPLGPRATGRQGRSRGLSSGCAHPDRTQEAAEAEAGVAPSGPGEGDGSMVNASRDLLKEFPQPKNLLNSVIGRALGISHAKDKLVYVHTNGPKKKKVTLHIKWPKSVEVEGYGSKKIDAERQAAAAACQLFKGWGLLGPRNELFDAAKYRVLADRFGSPADSWWRPEPTMPPTSWRQLNPESIRPGGPGGLSRSLGREEEEDEEEELEEGTIDVTDFLSMTQQDSHTPLRDSRGGSFEMTDDDSAIRALTQFPLPKNLLAKVIQIATSSSTAKNLMQFHTVGTKTKLSTLTLLWPCPMTFVAKGRRKAEAENKAAALACKKLKSLGLVDRNNEPLTHAMYNLASLRELGETQRRPCTIQVPEPILRKIETFLNHYPVDSSWISPELRLQSEDILPLGKDSGPLSDPITGKPYVPLSEAEEVRLSQNLLELWRRRGPVWQEAPQLPVDPHRDTILNAIEQHPVVVISGDTGCGKTTRIPQLLLERYVTEGRGARCNVIITQPRRISAVSVAQRVSHELGPSLRRNVGFQVRLESKPPARGGALLFCTVGILLRKLQSNPSLEGVSHVIVDEVHERDVNTDFLLILLKGLQRLNPALRLVLMSATGDNERFSRYFGGCPVIKVPGFMYPVKEHYLEDILAKLGKHQYPHRHRHHESEDECALDLDLVTDLVLHIDARGEPGGILCFLPGWQEIKGVQQRLQEALGMHESKYLILPVHSNIPMMDQKAIFQQPPVGVRKIVLATNIAETSITVNDIVHVVDSGLHKEERYDLKTKVSCLETVWVSRANVIQRRGRAGRCQSGFAYHLFPRSRLEKMVPFQVPEILRTPLENLVLQAKIHMPEKTAVEFLSKAVDSPNIKAVDEAVILLQEIGVLDQREYLTTLGQRLAHISTDPRLAKAIVLAAIFRCLHPLLVVVSCLTRDPFSSSLQNRAEVDKVKALLSHDSGSDHLAFVRAVAGWEEVLRWQDRSSRENYLEENLLYAPSLRFIHGLIKQFSENIYEAFLVGKPSDCTLASAQCNEYSEEEELVKGVLMAGLYPNLIQVRQGKVTRQGKFKPNSVTYRTKSGNILLHKSTINREATRLRSRWLTYFMAVKSNGSVFVRDSSQVHPLAVLLLTDGDVHIRDDGRRATISLSDSDLLRLEGDSRTVRLLRELRRALGRMVERSLRSELAALPPGVQQEHGQLLALLAELLRGPCGSFDVRKTADD encoded by the exons ATGGCGGCCGCCAGGAGGCTCATGGCCCTGGCTGCCGGCGTCTCTCCACGCCTGCGACCGCTGGGCCCCCGCGCCACTGGGCGACAGGGACGCTCGCGCGGCCTCTCGTCAGGCTGCGCCCACCCCGATCGCACACAGGAGGCCGCCGAGGCCGAGGCAGGGGTAGCCCCTAGCGGCCCCGGGGAAGGCGACGGAAGCATGGTGAACG cTTCTAGGGACCTATTAAAAGAGTTCCCACAGCCCAAAAACCTTCTCAACAGTGTAATTGGAAGAGCCCTCGGCATCTCACATGCAAAAGACAAGCTGGTCTACGTGCACACGAATGGACCgaagaaaaag aaAGTCACCCTCCACATAAAGTGGCCCAAGAGCGTGGAGGTCGAAGGCTATGGCAGCAAGAAGATCGACGCCGAGCGGCAGGCGGCAGCGGCGGCCTGCCAGCTCTTCAAG GGCTGGGGCCTGCTGGGTCCCCGAAATGAGCTGTTTGATGCAGCCAAATACCGCGTGCTAGCTGATCGCTTTGGCTCTCCGGCTGACAGCTGGTGGCGCCCAGAACCCACCATGCCACCTACTTCTTGGCGGCAGCTGAACCCTGAGAGCATCCGGCCAGGGGGACCTGGGGGCCTGTCCCGCTCCTTGGGccgggaggaagaggaggatgaggaagaagagCTGGAAGAGGGGACCATTGATGTCACCGACTTCCTGTCCATGACCCAGCAGGACTCCCACACCCCACTCAGGGACTCGAG GGGGGGTTCCTTTGAAATGACAGATGACGACAGTGCTATCAGGGCCCTGACCCAGTTTCCGCTTCCCAAGAACCTTCTGGCCAAAGTGATTCAGATAGCAACGTCGTCCTCCACAGCTAAG AACCTCATGCAGTTCCATACTGTGGGCACCAAGACCAAGCTGTCCACCCTCACTCTGCTCTGGCCCTGTCCCATGACCTTTGTCGCCAAAGGGCGCCGCAAAGCAGAGGCTGAGAATAAGGCGGCAGCCCTGGCCTGCAAGAAACTGAAG AGCCTGGGCCTGGTGGATCGCAACAACGAGCCGCTTACCCACGCCATGTATAACCTGGCCTCCTTGCGTGAGCTGGGCGAGACGCAGCGCCGGCCGTGCACCATTCAGGTGCCTGAGCCCATCCTCCGAAAGATAGAGACCTTCCTGAACCAT TACCCTGTGGACAGTTCCTGGATCTCCCCGGAGCTCCGGCTGCAGAGTGAGGACATCTTGCCCTTGGGCAAGGACTCAGGGCCCCTGAGTGACCCTATCACAGGCAAGCCCTACGTGCCCCTGTCAGAAGCAGAGGAGGTACGTCTGAGCCAGAACTTGCTGGAGCTGTGGCGGCGGCGAGGGCCAGTCTGGCAGGAGGCCCCCCAGCTCCCCGTGGACCCGCATCGGGACACCATCCTCAATGCCATCGAGCAGCACCCAGTGGTGGTCATCTCTGGGGACACAGGCTGTGGCAAGACCACACGCATCCCCCAGCTGCTGCTGGAGCGCTATGTGACCGAGGGCCGTGGCGCCCGCTGCAACGTGATCATCACCCAGCCGCGGCGCATCTCTGCTGTGTCCGTGGCACAGCGGGTCAGCCACGAACTGGGCCCCTCTCTGCGCCGGAACGTGGGTTTCCAGGTGCGGTTGGAAAGCAAGCCCCCGGCCCGCGGCGGGGCCCTGCTCTTCTGCACCGTGGGCATCCTGCTGCGGAAGCTGCAGAGCAACCCCAGCCTGGAGGGCGTGAGCCACGTCATTGTGGACGAGGTCCACGAGCGGGACGTGAATACAGACTTCCTGCTGATTCTGCTCAAGGGCCTGCAGCGGCTCAACCCGGCCCTGCGGCTAGTGCTGATGAGCGCCACAGGTGATAATGAGCGCTTCTCCCGCTACTTTGGTGGCTGCCCTGTCATCAAGGTGCCGGGCTTCATGTACCCGGTCAAGGAGCACTACCTGGAGGACATCCTGGCCAAGCTGGGCAAGCACCAGTACCCGCACCGGCACCGGCACCACGAG tctgagGATGAGTGTGCACTCGATTTGGACCTTGTGACGGATCTGGTTCTGCACATCGATGCCCGAGGGGAGCCAG GTGGGATCCTCTGCTTCCTGCCTGGTTGGCAGGAGATCAAAGGAGTGCAGCAACGCCTCCAGGAGGCCCTGGGCATGCACGAGAGCAAGTACCTCATCCTGCCAG TGCACTCCAACATCCCCATGATGGACCAGAAGGCCATATTCCAGCAGCCGCCAGTTGGGGTGCGCAAGATTGTTTTGGCCACCAATATCGCGGAGACGTCGATCACAGTCAATGACATCGTGCATGTGGTGGACAGCGGTCTGCACAAGGAGGAACGCTATGACCTGAAGACCAAG gtgtcGTGCCTGGAGACTGTGTGGGTGTCACGAGCCAATGTGATCCAGCGCCGGGGCCGGGCGGGCCGCTGCCAGTCAGGCTTTGCCTACCACCTGTTCCCGCGGAGCCGGCTGGAGAAAATGGTCCCTTTCCAAGTGCCGGAGATTCTGCGCACGCCCCTCGAGAACCTGGTGCTACAAGCCAAAATCCACATGCCTGAGAAGACG GCGGTGGAGTTCCTTTCCAAGGCTGTGGACAGTCCAAACATTAAGGCGGTGGACGAGGCTGTGATCTTGCTCCAGGAGATCG GAGTGCTGGACCAGCGGGAGTACCTGACCACCCTGGGGCAGCGCCTGGCCCACATCTCCACCGACCCCCGGCTGGCCAAGGCCATAGTGCTGGCCGCCATCTTCCGTTGCCTGCACCCGCTGCTGGTGGTCGTCTCCTGTCTCACCCGGGACCCCTTCAGCAGTAGCCTGCAGAACCGGGCGGAGGTGGACAAG GTGAAGGCGCTGTTGAGCCATGACAGCGGCAGTGACCACCTGGCCTTCGTGCGGGCCGTGGCGGGCTGGGAGGAGGTGCTGCGCTGGCAGGACCGCAGCTCCCGTGAGAACTATCTGGAGGAAAACCTGCTCTACGCCCCCAGCCTGCGCTTCATCCACG gactcATCAAGCAGTTCTCAGAGAACATTTACGAGGCTTTCCTGGTGGGAAAGCCCTCCGACTGcaccctggcctctgcccagtgCAACGAGTACAGCGAGGAGGAGGAGCTGGTGAAGGGCGTGCTCATGGCCGGCCTCTACCCCAACCTCATCCAG GTGAGGCAGGGCAAGGTGACCCGGCAGGGCAAGTTCAAGCCCAACAGCGTCACTTACAGGACCAAATCAGGCAACATCTTGCTGCACAAGTCGACCATTAacag GGAGGCCACGCGGCTGCGGAGCCGATGGCTGACGTATTTCATGGCTGTCAAGTCCAACGGCAGTGTCTTCGTGCGGGACTCCTCGCAGGTGCACCCGCTAGCTGTGCTGCTGCTGACCGACGGGGACGTCCACATCCGTG ATGATGGGCGCCGGGCCACCATCTCCCTGAGTGACAGTGACCTGCTGCGGCTGGAGGGGGACTCGCGCACTGTGCGGCTGCTGCGGGAGCTGCGCCGGGCGCTGGGCCGCATGGTGGAGCGGAGCCTGCGCAGTGAGCTGGCCGCGCTGCCGCCGGGCGTGCAGCAGGAGCACGGGCAGCTGCTGGCGCTGCTGGCGGAGCTGCTGCGGGGGCCCTGTGGCAGCTTTGACGTGCGCAAGACGGCAgacgactga